Below is a genomic region from Gammaproteobacteria bacterium.
GGGCAGCCGGCAGGGATCGTTGGGGTCGGCGCAGGTCAGCTCTACCGGAGTCGGCACGCGGCTGGATTCGCTGTAGCCGCCGTAAACGCCGATTGCCGGGATTGGCTGGTACGTGGCACCCAGCGCCGGATTGAAGCGGCTGTATTTGTGATCGCCGTTCAGTGCGGTGCCGAGCTGGTCGTCGAGCTTGACTACCGTGTAGTTGTAACGGCCCGAGGCGGTCACCGCCAGCGCGTCGGTCACCGACAACGTGTCCGTGAAGTAGACGCTATAGTTATTCACGTCGCTCTGCACGTCCACAAATGCTTCCGAGTCGAAAAAACCGCTGGCGATGGCGCGGCGGTTAGCGTTCAGCGCGCCAAGCTCCGTATTCGAACTGAAATCCGTCTCGCCGCGATCCACTTCGGCGCCCAGAATGAACTGATTCTGACGCGCGAACAGATCCTCGAGGTACGCCGCCTGCAGGCCGCCGCCGAAGCCGTCCTGATCGGTCTCGCTGCGATTCAAAGTGCCTGCCGGGATGCCCGCATCCTCGTCGCCGACGGATGCGATCGCGGGCACCGCGCCTAGCCGCGAATCCACCACCACCGCCTCTGTTTCCTCGCCGGTGACGGCGTCCACATCTGCGGAGCAGACGAAGCCCGCATTGGCCGGATCTTCGCAGGCCTCAAAGTCTGAATCGTCGCCGTTGAAGGTCTCGATATCGCTCATGCGATAGTAAACGTTGCCGGTAAGCAGCACTGACGATGACGCCTGGTGCGTGCCCCGCAGATTGAACATCACCAGATCGTTGAGCGTCTGATCCGGTACGGTGAATACCGCCGTCCGATCCAGCGCCAGCAGACCGGCAGGCACGGTGCCGTTGCCGATGAGATCCGTATCCGCCAGATTGAGACTGAGATCGAAGGTCGTGGCCTCCGACTGATTCCAGCTGAGATTACCGAACAGCTTGGTCGCATCCGAGGGCGAAAAATCCCGCCAGCCCTGCTCATCGAAATACTCGCCGGTCAAGAACCAGCCCCAGTCACCGCGGCTGCCGCCGTGCTCCAGTTGCGTTGAGTAACGCTCCCACGAGCCCGTATAAACCTCGGCGCGCGTGCCGGGATGCGTGAAGCCGGTCTTGGTTTGCAGCGAGAGCGCGCCGCCCAGGGTGTTGCGGCCGAATAACGGATTCGAACCGGGCACGACATTGATGCTGCCGATCGACGACTCCGGAATCAGCGCCCAGTTAAGCGTGTCGCCGAAGGGCTCGTTAATGCGCACGCCGTCCTGATACATGGACAAACCCTGCGGCAGCCCCAGCAGTGGCGAGGCGGTGAAGCCACGGTAGGATACGTCGCGCTGCAAGGGATTGTTCTGCCCATCGTTAACGTGCACGCTGCCAAGGCGGTTGTTCATGAACTCGGTGATGTTCGCGCTCTGGGAGTCTTCCAGTTCCTCACTCGTGACGGTTTGGACGTTGGCCGGAATTTGCGAGCGCGGCAAGCCGGTGCCGTGCATCGGCGTCACACCGATCACGTCGATCGTCTCGATCTGAACCTGCTCCGGACTCTCGCGTGCAATATCGGCGCGCGGCGCCGCGCGCGATCTTGTGGGAGCCGCGTCCGCACCGCCCTGAGCGCTTACACGGCCCGCGGACACGGATAATCCGATTATTGCGAGCGCCGAGACGGTCAATACCCCCACCTTACGCACACTACGCATTGGACTTGGCTCTCCGCTTGAATGGTCGTTGTCGACCTGTATTGACCCTGTACCCCTTGCGGCATAGCGGCCATTCCGGCGGCCGCAGTCGAGCAATTCCGCACTATGTTAGCTGGCGGAAAATTTTCCTATAGGAGTTTTTCCTAACATGCGGTTCGGTTCGCAGGTCTTGGGAGTCGCATCCGACGCGCGCGCAAAAAAAAGCCCGGAATCAGACTTTCCGGGCCCGCCACAAAAGGCGTAACGTCGCAATGATTAACAGGAACCGTCATCTGTATTGTGCATGTCTGGATAACATCCAGGCTATAGGAAATCTTCCCGAAAACAGAGCGATTTTGCCGCATCTACGGCGGCAAACAATTCGAATGTTACGCCGGTTGTGGGGCCTGCTATTGCGTGCGGATCGGCAGGCACACCGCCACGCGCGTACCTTCACCCGGCGCGGTCTCGATCTCGAATGCACCGCCCAGCACGCTGGCGCGTTCGCGCATACCGATCAGTCCCAGTCCCGTGCGGGTAGCGTGAATATCGAAACCACACCCGTTGTCCGTTACGCACAGGCGCAGCTCTCTTGTCCGCGCCGACGTCTCGATCTTCACCGACAACTGCTCGGCGCCCGCGTGGCGCTCGATATTCGTGAGACACTCCTGGACGATCCGATAGACATGTATGCTGACGGTGTCGTCGAGGCTGTTCAAATCCGCCTCGCCGCGATGCTGCAGGCGGCAGAACTGCTCCGGATGACGCGCGTTCCAGTCGTCGATGGTCTGCCCCAGGGTGATCACCAGGCCCAGCTCATCCAGGGTCGCCGGGCGCAACCGCTTAATCATGTTGCGGATGACCTCGAAAACGCGCGACGATACCGAGACGATGGCTTGCGCGCTCTCATGCACCTGCGGCGCGACGCCGCGGCTCCATTTGCTTATGGAGACCGCATCGGCCTGTACCGCGCTTAGGCACTGGCCCAGCTCGTCGTGGAGCTCGCGCGCCATCAGCCGCCGTTCTTCCTCCTGGATAGCCAAAGATTTCTGCGTGAGATAGCGGTTTTCCGCCGTACTTTTTTCCAGCGCGCCGGCCATGTGATTGAAACTGGAGGAAATACGCCCGAACTCCGGCAGCCTGAAAACCGGCAGCCGCAAACGGTAGTTACCGCGCTCGATGCCGTTCAGGCCCTTCAGAATGGTATCGATGGGCCGCATCGCGGCGCCCAGAGTTACAAACACCACCAGGTTGGCGGCCAGCCAGAAGCCGACCATAAGAATCAGTAGATCGCTGGTGTCCTGCCAGGCTTCCGTGATTTCGTCGGCCGGGTCCGCGTAAACCACAAGCTGCGAATACGGCGCGCTGTCCAGCGTTATGGACCGACGAAATTCCAGCTTTTGCCGCGCTAGCAGATTTTGAAACCAGCCGGGCGCCTGTGCGGTTTTTGCGCCCGCGCAGCCGCGACTCTGCAACGGTGGCGCGCCCTTTTCACCGTACAGCCCTATGCACAGATGACGGATGTTCTCAAGCGCATCAATTCGTTCGACCAGGCGCGTCCTGACCCGCGGATTGCCTTGCGGCTCCAGTGCGGCAATTGTTTCGCCCAGCAATTGAACAGTCAGAGTTACCGTGGACTGCAATTCGTCCTGCACGGCGCGGCGGGTATTGTTGATCGCGAGGAAAAGACCAAGCAGCAGCGCCAGCAGAAACAGCAAGGTGATTAACAGATTGAGGTGAAAGCGCAGGCTCATTATTCAATCGCCGCCTCTGGGTTCCAGCGGCGTTCCGGGAACAGTATTATTCAGCGACTTGGCTACGGCGCGCGCGGTCAGACCAACACGACACCATGCCGTATCGCCAGCCGCGCGAGCTCGGCTGCGCTGGCGACCTTGAGTTTGCCACGAATTTGCGTGTTGTAGTTTGCGACCGTCTTGACGCTCAGAGACAGCAGCGCCGCGATCTCGCTGACCGTGCGCCCTTCGGCCAGCAGCCGGAAAATTTCGAATTCGCGAACCGAAAGCGCGCCCAGCACATTGACCGCACCGGCACGGTTCACAGCCGCCAGACGTTTCTCGATGCCCGGGCCCAGATAAACGTCGCCGCCCACGACACGCTCGACCGCGGCTACCAGCACTTCGGCAGCGCTGCTCTTGCTGATATAACCGCGCGCGCCGGCTTGCAGCGCACGCTCTATGAAGACGCTTTC
It encodes:
- a CDS encoding sensor histidine kinase, with protein sequence MSLRFHLNLLITLLFLLALLLGLFLAINNTRRAVQDELQSTVTLTVQLLGETIAALEPQGNPRVRTRLVERIDALENIRHLCIGLYGEKGAPPLQSRGCAGAKTAQAPGWFQNLLARQKLEFRRSITLDSAPYSQLVVYADPADEITEAWQDTSDLLILMVGFWLAANLVVFVTLGAAMRPIDTILKGLNGIERGNYRLRLPVFRLPEFGRISSSFNHMAGALEKSTAENRYLTQKSLAIQEEERRLMARELHDELGQCLSAVQADAVSISKWSRGVAPQVHESAQAIVSVSSRVFEVIRNMIKRLRPATLDELGLVITLGQTIDDWNARHPEQFCRLQHRGEADLNSLDDTVSIHVYRIVQECLTNIERHAGAEQLSVKIETSARTRELRLCVTDNGCGFDIHATRTGLGLIGMRERASVLGGAFEIETAPGEGTRVAVCLPIRTQ
- a CDS encoding TonB-dependent receptor, coding for MRSVRKVGVLTVSALAIIGLSVSAGRVSAQGGADAAPTRSRAAPRADIARESPEQVQIETIDVIGVTPMHGTGLPRSQIPANVQTVTSEELEDSQSANITEFMNNRLGSVHVNDGQNNPLQRDVSYRGFTASPLLGLPQGLSMYQDGVRINEPFGDTLNWALIPESSIGSINVVPGSNPLFGRNTLGGALSLQTKTGFTHPGTRAEVYTGSWERYSTQLEHGGSRGDWGWFLTGEYFDEQGWRDFSPSDATKLFGNLSWNQSEATTFDLSLNLADTDLIGNGTVPAGLLALDRTAVFTVPDQTLNDLVMFNLRGTHQASSSVLLTGNVYYRMSDIETFNGDDSDFEACEDPANAGFVCSADVDAVTGEETEAVVVDSRLGAVPAIASVGDEDAGIPAGTLNRSETDQDGFGGGLQAAYLEDLFARQNQFILGAEVDRGETDFSSNTELGALNANRRAIASGFFDSEAFVDVQSDVNNYSVYFTDTLSVTDALAVTASGRYNYTVVKLDDQLGTALNGDHKYSRFNPALGATYQPIPAIGVYGGYSESSRVPTPVELTCADPNDPCRLP
- a CDS encoding response regulator transcription factor encodes the protein MRDSSYPLKILLVDDHAVVRAGYRRLLENSSHHISVFEADTGEQAYARYTHDHFDLVVMDLTLPGIGGLEAIRRITQRDRAARVLVFSIHDESVFIERALQAGARGYISKSSAAEVLVAAVERVVGGDVYLGPGIEKRLAAVNRAGAVNVLGALSVREFEIFRLLAEGRTVSEIAALLSLSVKTVANYNTQIRGKLKVASAAELARLAIRHGVVLV